The following coding sequences are from one Neurospora crassa OR74A linkage group I, whole genome shotgun sequence window:
- the vma-4 gene encoding vacuolar membrane ATPase 4, variant, translated as MSQVHALSDDQVGQELRKMTAFIKQEAEEKAREIQIKADEEFAIEKSKLVRQETDAIDSAYAKKFKQAQMSQQITRSTMANKTRLRVLGARQELLDEIFEAASAQLGQATHDLGRYKDILRDLILEGFYAMNEPELVIRARQADYDAVREAAGWASAQYKHKTDKDVKATIDAENPVPEGR; from the exons ATGTCACAAGTTCACGCCTTGTCCGACGATCAG GTCGGACAAGAGCTCCGCAAGATGACGGCCTTCATCAAGCAAGAAGCCGAGGAAAAGGCGCGCGAGATCCAGATCAAGGCCGACGAGGAATTCGCCATTGAAAAGTCCAAGCTGGTCCGCCAGGAGACGGACGCCATCGACTCGGCCTACGCCAAAAAGTTCAAGCAGGCCCAGATGTCGCAGCAGATCACGCGGTCGACAATGGCCAACAAGACGCGACTCCGGGTCCTGGGCGCGCGCCAGGAGCTGCTGGACGAGATCTTTGAGGCCGCCAGCGCCCAGCTCGGCCAAGCCACCCACGACCTGGGCCGCTACAAGGACATCCTCAGGGACTTGATCCTCGAGGGCTTCTACGCCATGAACGAGCCGGAGCTGGTGATCCGCGCGCGCCAGGCGGATTATGACGCGGTCAGGGAGGCGGCGGGGTGGGCGAGCGCCCAGTACAAGCACAAGACGGATAAGGATGTCAAGGCGACGATTGATGCGGAGAATCCCGTTCCTGAGGGGAGGTAG
- the mig-2 gene encoding NADPH dehydrogenase has product MADFTQKKTSSPAAPGVPFYTPAQVPAAGTPLPSTPGDVPTLFTPLKIRGVELQNRFAVAPMCTYSADDGHMTDWHLVHLGSFALRGVPLTIFEATGVLPNGRITPECSGLWQDSQIAPLKRIVDYIHSQGQKAGIQLAHAGRKASTKAPWHYQRGKSELAGPEQGGWPENVWAPSAISYNEETFPFPKEMTVEQIHELVEAWKASAQRALKAGFDLIEIHAAHGYLISEFLSPISNQRTDQYGGSFENRTRVLREIISAVRSVIPEDMPLFVRVSATEWMEYTGQPSWDLQQTIELAKILPDLGVDLLDVSSGGNNKDQKINVHTYYQIDMAEQIRAAVHEAGKQLLVGAVGLVTSAEIAKETVQEKEDGRVTIQRENGAKTRADMVLVARQFLKEPEFVLTVADELGVDVKAPVQYLRGPLSSRPKKLTTVP; this is encoded by the coding sequence ATGGCCGACTTCACCCAGAAGAAGACCTCCTCCCCCGCGGCCCCGGGTGTTCCCTTCTACACCCCGGCCCAGGTCCCCGCCGCCGgcactcccctcccctccacccccgGCGATGTCCCTACTCTCTTCACCCCTCTCAAGATCCGTGGTGTTGAGCTCCAGAACCGCTTCGCCGTTGCGCCCATGTGCACCTACTCTGCCGACGATGGCCACATGACCGACTGGCACCTTGTCCACCTGGGCTCCTTCGCCCTCCGCGGTGTCCCCCTCACCATCTTCGAGGCCACCGGCGTCCTCCCCAACGGCCGCATCACCCCCGAGTGCTCTGGTCTCTGGCAGGACTCCCAGATTGCGCCCCTCAAGCGCATCGTCGACTACATCCACTCCCAGGGCCAGAAGGCCGGTATCCAGCTTGCCCACGCCGGCCGCAAGGCCTCCACCAAGGCCCCCTGGCACTACCAGCGCGGCAAGAGCGAGCTTGCCGGCCCCGAGCAGGGTGGCTGGCCCGAGAACGTCTGGGCCCCCAGCGCCATCAGCTACAACGAGGagaccttccccttccccaagGAGATGACCGTCGAGCAGATCCACGAGCTCGTCGAGGCCTGGAAGGCGTCTGCCCAGCGTGCCCTCAAGGCCGGCTTCGACCTCATTGAGATCCACGCCGCCCACGGCTACCTCATTTCCGAGTTCTTGAGCCCCATCTCCAACCAGCGTACCGACCAGTACGGTGGCTCCTTCGAGAACCGCACCCGCGTTCTCCGCGAGATCATCTCGGCCGTCCGCTCCGTCATCCCCGAGGACATGCCCCTCTTCGTCCGTGTCTCCGCCACCGAGTGGATGGAGTACACCGGCCAGCCCTCGTGGGACCTCCAGCAGACCATTGAGCTCGCCAAGATCCTCCCCGACCTCGGCGTCGACCTCCTCGACGTCTCTTCCGGCGGCAACAACAAGGACCAGAAGATCAACGTCCACACCTACTACCAGATCGACATGGCCGAGCAGATCCGCGCGGCCGTGCACGAGGCCGGCAAGCAGCTCCTCGTCGGTGCCGTCGGCTTGGTCACCTCGGCTGAGATCGCCAAGGAGACCGtccaggagaaggaggatggcaGAGTCACCATCCAGCGCGAGAACGGCGCCAAGACTCGTGCCGATATGGTCCTTGTTGCCAGGCAGTTCTTGAAGGAGCCCGAGTTCGTCCTCACTGTCGCCGACGAGTTGGGTGTTGATGTCAAGGCCCCTGTTCAGTACCTCCGTGGTCCTCTTAGCAGCAGGCCCAAGAAGTTGACCACTGTTCCTTAA
- the vma-4 gene encoding vacuolar membrane ATPase 4, which yields MSQVHALSDDQVGQELRKMTAFIKQEAEEKAREIQIKADEEFAIEKSKLVRQETDAIDSAYAKKFKQAQMSQQITRSTMANKTRLRVLGARQELLDEIFEAASAQLGQATHDLGRYKDILRDLILEGFYAMNEPELVIRARQADYDAVREAAGWASAQYKHKTDKDVKATIDAENPVPEGSAGGIIIVGGNGKIDIDNTFEARLTLLKDSALPAMRKALFGENPNRKFFD from the exons ATGTCACAAGTTCACGCCTTGTCCGACGATCAG GTCGGACAAGAGCTCCGCAAGATGACGGCCTTCATCAAGCAAGAAGCCGAGGAAAAGGCGCGCGAGATCCAGATCAAGGCCGACGAGGAATTCGCCATTGAAAAGTCCAAGCTGGTCCGCCAGGAGACGGACGCCATCGACTCGGCCTACGCCAAAAAGTTCAAGCAGGCCCAGATGTCGCAGCAGATCACGCGGTCGACAATGGCCAACAAGACGCGACTCCGGGTCCTGGGCGCGCGCCAGGAGCTGCTGGACGAGATCTTTGAGGCCGCCAGCGCCCAGCTCGGCCAAGCCACCCACGACCTGGGCCGCTACAAGGACATCCTCAGGGACTTGATCCTCGAGGGCTTCTACGCCATGAACGAGCCGGAGCTGGTGATCCGCGCGCGCCAGGCGGATTATGACGCGGTCAGGGAGGCGGCGGGGTGGGCGAGCGCCCAGTACAAGCACAAGACGGATAAGGATGTCAAGGCGACGATTGATGCGGAGAATCCCGTTCCTGAGGGGAG CGCCGgtggcatcatcatcgttgGCGGAAACGGCAAGATCGATATCGACAACACCTTCGAGGCCAGGTTGACCCTGCTTAAGGACAGCGCTCTCCCGGCGATGCGCAAGGCTCTGTTCGGTGAAAACCCCAACCGCAAGTTCTTCGATTAA
- a CDS encoding methionyl-tRNA synthetase produces the protein MASKNGPVLPQPGKENILITSALPYVNNVPHLGNIIGSVLSADVFARFCRARGLPTLYICGSDEYGTATETKALSEGVDPATLCAKYHALHKDVYDWFRISFDKFGRTPTDEHTGITQEIFAQLWKNGFIEERETTQAFCAVPEHNTFLADRYVEGECSICHDLGARGDQCDACGNLLDPMQPDKNAAGEDESKGTGWLINPRCKLDGSTPERRKTKHLYIRLDELNKEITAWLDRVENGWSANCVAITRSWINNGLKPRGITRDLKWGVPIPKGLEGLSDEEYANKVFYVWFDACIGYASITKCYTDEGNLEGRNWEKWWKNPDNVTLYQFMGKDNVPFHTIIFPGTQLGTKEKWTQVNHLSTTEYLNYEGGKFSKSKGVGVFGNNARDTGIDPDVWRYYLLSRRPESGDSEFKWEEFIDSNNNDLLKNLGNLCQRVVKFCQAKLDAKVPEYPKTPIASLDEYKEEINKLLKEYNEQVKGTKLRAGLATVLSISAVGNKLLQDNKLSNQLLTEEPERCNAVINFALNLLHLIAGVLSPYMPGTAQSILRQVGLKAAEGETDIPVVIPDTWTADALKAGEPIGTPELLFSQIPAAKLEEWREAYGGEELRKQKAIEAEKAAAKKLQREKEKEKKKAKKEKERLAKEQAAKEAAAGETKELPLR, from the exons ATGGCCAGCAAAAACGGACCAGTTCTGCCCCAGCCGGGTAAGGAGaacatcctcatcaccaGTGCCCTGCCCTACGTCAACAACGTCCCCCATCTGGGCAACATCATTGGTAGCGTTCTG TCTGCCGATGTCTTCGCTCGCTTCTGCCGCGCCCGTGGCCTGCCCACCCTCTACATCTGCGGTTCCGACGAGTATGGCACTGCTACCGAGACCAAGGCCCTTTCCGAGGGCGTAGACCCCGCGACTCTTTGCGCAAAGTACCACGCCCTTCACAAGGATGTCTACGACTGGTTCCGCATCAGCTTCGACAAGTTCGGTCGCACTCCCACCGACGAGCACACCGGCATCACCCAGGAGATTTTTGCCCAGCTCTGGAAGAATGGCTTCATCGAGGAGCGCGAAACCACCCAGGCCTTCTGCGCCGTCCCCGAACACAACACCTTCTTGGCCGATCGCTACGTTGAGGGTGAATGCAGCATCTGCCACGACCTCGGTGCCCGTGGTGACCAGTGCGATGCGTGCGGCAACCTGCTCGACCCCATGCAGCCCGACAAGAACGCTGCCGGCGAAGACGAGAGCAAGGGTACCGGCTGGCTCATCAACCCCCGCTGCAAGCTTGACGGCTCCACTCCCGAGAGGCGCAAGACGAAGCACCTTTACATCCGACTAGACGAGCTCAACAAGGAGATCACTGCCTGGCTCGACAGAGTGGAGAACGGCTGGAGCGCCAACTGCGTTGCCATTACCCGCTCGTGGATCAACAACGGCCTGAAGCCCCGTGGTATCACTAGAGATCTCAAGTGGGGTGTACCCA TCCCCAAGGGCCTCGAGGGTCTTTCTGACGAAGAGTACGCCAACAAGGTCTTCTACGTCTGGTTCGATGCTTGCATTGGCTACGCTTCCATTACCAAGTGCTACACCGACGAGGGTAACCTGGAGGGCAGGAATTGGGAGAAGTGGTGGAAGAACCCCGATAACGTCACCTTGTACCAGTTCATGGGCAAGGACAACGTTCC TTTCCATACCATCATCTTCCCCGGCACGCAGTTGGGTACAAAGGAGAAGTGGACCCAGGTTAACCACCTGTCCACGACCGAGTACCTCAACTACGAGGGTGGCAAGTTCAGCAAATCCAAGGGCGTCGGTGTGTTTGGCAACAACGCCAGGGATACCGGTATCGACCCCGATGTCTGGAGATACTACCTCCTCTCCAGACGTCCCGAGTCTGGTGACTCCGAGTTCAAGTGGGAGGAGTTCATTgactccaacaacaacgatCTCCTCAAGAACCTCGGTAACCTGTGCCAGCGCGTCGTCAAGTTCTGCCAGGCCAAGCTTGACGCCAAGGTCCCCGAGTACCCCAAGACTCCCATCGCGTCTCTTGATGAGTACAAGGAGGAGATCAACAAGCTCCTCAAGGAGTACAACGAGCAGGTCAAGGGTACCAAGCTCCGCGCCGGTCTTGCTACCGTCCTCAGCATCTCTGCCGTCGGCAACAAATTGCTCCAGGACAACAAGCTCAGCAACCAGCTGCTTACCGAGGAGCCTGAGCGCTGCAACGCTGTCATCAACTTTGCCCTCAACCTTCTCCACCTTATTGCTGGTGTCTTGAGCCCTTACATGCCCGGCACCGCTCAGTCTATCCTCAGACAGGTTGGCCTCAAGGCTGCTGAGGGTGAGACCGACATCCCCGTTGTCATCCCTGACACCTGGACCGCCGACGCCCTCAAGGCCGGTGAGCCCATCGGCACCCCTGAGCTTCTGTTCTCCCAAATTCCCGCTGCCAAGCTGGAGGAGTGGCGCGAGGCCTACGGTGGTGAGGAGCTCCGCAAGCAAAAGGCCatcgaggccgagaaggcggctgccaagaagctgcagagggagaaggagaaggagaagaagaaggccaagaaggagaaggagaggctGGCCAAGGAGCAGGCTGCCAAGgaggccgccgccggtgaGACTAAGGAGCTTCCTTTGAGGTAA
- a CDS encoding proteasome activator subunit 3/P28 gamma: MGLIGGISPGGSIALGIIVGLISTSVQSLGLTLQRKSHILEDEKGPYDVRRPPYRRRRWQVGMGMFIISNVIGSSVQISVLPLPVLSTLQASGLVFNSICATLILGEPFTRWSLWGTLLVCSGAVLIAIFGAIPSPAHKLSELLELLGRGPFVAWMVFQGFLVLGIAIATDVVSHFTKLMQHSRFRLARGFAYGCISGILSAHSLLVAKSAVELLVKTIVDGDNQFVHWQSWVILLALVTLALSQLYYLHRGLKLVSTSVLYPLIFCIYNIIAILDGLIYFDQTELISPLQACLITLGTVILLAGVLALSWRLHDEQHTPSVGQSTLAPGMGLVEDTEDENDEEALLLRSDIEDEEERIGVPSPRLYSYNTFSASQSRLGDGTSQDGGPVVVRVQPKRQRSLAGQSIRTLPKNRWTECAEIWDELEDRDTPPDHSSTSSPAFLSSSRRRSTTLPVTNPNEGTSLLHPRRREVSDSYQFAPRAATDLASARRNFGRRRRSTGFPGFIPRKPSATTVPRKPSGGGGLQDLVSGFLRARWWKNKPKTTLGVPGLREEALVAIHEEEGEGLLRDYHGQGQSQGQAQGSGSGSGTQSERVSPRNGNARPGPEASSLDGAQGHERSTTTGGTRNNGRRKVDDAPV, from the exons ATGGGGCTCATTGGCGGCATCTCTCCGGGAGGGAGCATTGCT CTCGGAATTATAGTCGGCTTGATATCCACGAGCGTGCAAAGTCTCGGCCTCACGCTGCAACGAAAGTCCCACATACTCGAAGATGAAAAGGGGCCCTACGATGTTCGACGACCGCCATaccggagaaggaggtggcaGGTAGGAATGGGCATGTTCATCATCTCCAACGTCATCGGGAGCTCGGTTCAGATATCGGTCCTCCCTTTACCCGTTCTCTCGACACTCCAAGCGTCCGGTTTGGTCTTCAACTCGATATGCGCCACTCTTATTCTTGGAGAACCCTTCACGAGGTGGTCACTATGGGGAACCTTGCTGGTCTGCAGCGGCGCAGTCTTGATCGCCATCTTCGGGGCTATTCCCTCGCCGGCGCACAAGCTGAGCGAGCTGCTGGAGTTGTTGGGACGGGGTCCGTTCGTGGCATGGATGGTGTTTCAGGGATTCCTGGTGCTGGGCATTGCGATCGCGACAGATGTGGTTAGCCACTTTACGAAGCTGATGCAGCATTCCCGGTTCCGCCTGGCTCGGGGTTTTGCATACGGGTGCATAAGTGGCATCTTGTCTGCTCACTCCCTGTTGGTGGCCAAGTCAGCCGTCGAACTGCTCGTCAAGACCATCGTGGACGGCGATAACCAGTTTGTCCACTGGCAATCCTGGGTCATTCTTCTGGCCCTCGTCACGCTCGCTCTCAGCCAACTCTACTACCTACACCGCGGCCTGAAACTGGTTTCGACCTCGGTTCTATATCCACTAATATTTTGCATCTATAACATCATCGCCATTCTAGATGGCCTAATCTACTTTGATCAGACCGAACTGATTAGCCCGCTCCAGGCGTGCCTAATCACCCTCGGCACCGTCATCCTTCTAGCCGGCGTCCTGGCACTGTCATGGCGTCTCCACGACGAACAACACACTCCCAGCGTCGGACAGTCGACACTCGCCCCAGGAATGGGCCTGGTCGAAGACACCGAAGACGAAAACGACGAAGAAGCCCTTCTCTTACGCTCCGAcattgaagatgaagaggaacgCATCGGCGTTCCCTCCCCACGCTTGTACAGCTACAACACCTTCAGCGCCAGCCAATCCCGGCTCGGCGACGGCACCTCTCAAGACGGCGGGCCCGTCGTGGTGAGGGTGCAACCAAAGCGCCAGCGTTCTCTAGCCGGCCAATCGATCCGCACCCTCCCTAAGAACCGATGGACCGAATGCGCCGAAATTTGGGACGAGCTCGAAGACCGCGACACGCCACCCGACCACTCCTCCACGTCCTCCCCAGCCTTTCTCTCCAGCAGCAGGCGACGCTCCACTACTTTACCCGTCACGAATCCAAACGAGGGtacttccctcctccaccctcgTCGAAGGGAAGTAAGCGATAGCTACCAATTTGCGCCCAGAGCAGCCACCGATCTTGCCTCGGCCCGACGGAATTTTGGGAGACGTAGGAGGTCCACCGGGTTCCCGGGTTTCATTCCCCGCAAACCTTCAGCAACGACAGTACCACGGAAACCATCAGGTGGCGGTGGTCTGCAGGATCTAGTCAGCGGGTTTCTGAGAGCAAGGTGGTGGAAAAATAAACCCAAGACTACTCTTGGTGTGCCGGGGCTTAGGGAGGAAGCACTAGTTGCGATacatgaggaggaaggggagggtcTGTTAAGGGATTATCATGGCCAGGGTCAAAGTCAGGGACAGGCGCAAGGTTCGGGATCAGGGTCAGGGACACAGAGTGAGAGAGTGTCTCCAAGGAATGGGAACGCAAGGCCAGGGCCAGAAGCGTCCTCACTAGATGGCGCCCAAGGGCATGAgcgatcaacaacaacaggagGCACAAGGAATAATGGGAGGCGCAAGGTTGATGACGCACCGGTATAG